CTTTTGTGCCGACATATCCTTCATAGGAACACCCCTTTCTTTGATTTGTATGTTGTATTTTACCACATTGCCTCGCCGCAAATCAACGATTGCCCTCATATCATATCTTTTCGGTCTGTTTGTCTACCCATTCCTGAAGTTTGTCCTTGGGTATCACAATGCGGGTGCCGATCCTCAGTGCGGGAAAACCCTCGGACCGTGCCAACTCATAAGCCCCGGCACGGGAGATTCCCAGCGCCGCTCCCATCTCAGGAACCGAGAGCATCAGCGGCAGATCTTCGTAAGATTTGAATGTTCCTTTTTTCACTGGATATCATTTCTCCTCTCCAGCCGTAGGAGAGGTTTTTATTTGTTATACTTCGTCTTGTTGATTTATTTCCCCACCATCTGGTGAAGGGAGTGCTCTATAATCAATGGACTCCGTAAAGATTGCGGACAATCACCATCCTTTCATGGTCATGCCGCCCATGCTGACACGATCCATCTCCGGATCTTCGTGGTCATCAGGCCGGTGGCCCAGGGGGTATTGCGCGTCCGGAAGATTCTGTTTTGCCGCCTGTTCCAGCCAATGCCTGACTTTCTCAGCGTCCGGGATGAGCAGCCCGCCGTCCCGATACAGCAGTCCCAGGAAGTATTTGGCATGGATATCGCCGTACTCTGCCAGCTACTCCAGATCTCCCACCGCCTCGTCCCGCTGATCGAGCGGCAGCTTGCGGTCTTCGATCTTGGCCCGTAGCCGCAGGCACTCGTAGGAGACCTCCCAATTTTCCACCCACTCGTCTCGATCTTCCACCTTTTCATCTTCGAATGTCATCACACCCAGGCGGATATTCTCCGCCTCTTGGATGATAGCGTTCTTGATCTGCCGAAACTTTTTCTCCTGGGCCAGCTTTTTTCGTTCTCTGGGCTTATCGTGGCAGTAGTTCTCCACCTCATTTTGGAGGATGCACCACTGGTCATAACACTCACGGACCACCAGCAGTTCCTCCAGCTTGTCCACCGCCTCGTCCACAGTTTTCTTCACGGACTCGGGAAGGTATCCGTAGGACTTTTTGCCCTTGACCGTTTCCAACTGTCCGACCAGCTGCTCCATCTTCTGCTCAATCTCAGGAGCCGCGCAGAGACTTTGCGCCATCTCCTGCGTAAGCTGCCGGATCATGCGGCGGGCTCCCCGCACCAGCTCGTCCCGGGACTGCGACTTTTGTTCGTAGGTGTGGAGCATCTCCTGTTTGAAGATCTGATTGGTGAGCGCGGATTTGATATTGCGGGTAACCATCCCACGTCAGGTCCGCTTCTCCTGGCTGTGTTGACCACGCTATCATGTGCATATGGGGATGCTTTCCCTCGTCGCGGAAGGCGGCATACCAGCGGAAGTGGTTCAGCTGAATGTTCATGGCGGCGGCGATGCCATTGCGATTGACGCGGAGCAGGTTCCGCCATGCTTTGGCATTGTCGCAGCCAAGGCGTGTGGTGTCCTCCCGGTGCGGAGAGAGGATGTACGTCCAGACGTTGCCGGTGTAGTGCTCCAGTTCCGATATGGCGGTGTCCAGGTCCACACGATCCGCGTCACCGAACAGGCCATGGTCACCCAGTCGTTCTGCACGAGGACGTGTTGCGATGTATTTCATGTAACCATCCGTCTGCTGCACCTGCTTCCAGTGTTCCTCCAGCGCCAGGGTGATGAGCGACGAGGCATTGGCTTTTGTAGGCTTCTGTACATAGTCATCATACTCCAGCAGCTCTTTCACATCCGGGAAGTCTTTTGTCAGCTTTGTGATGAGCTGCTCCTGCTTGCGGGTTGGCGGACGGTCATCCGGGATGATCTCCACCCGCTCCCGTGTCGCGATGTAGCGCATGTAACCGTCTGCGCCCTGGTTACCTCCGCACTTGATATACGGACTTTTGACGATCAGTCTTGCCATTCATCCCCATCCTCCCAAGTCTCCCGCACCCGCTGCTCCAGCGAGATGCAGCCATTGGTCTTCCGCACATTTTGGACGCTCTCCGTCCGCCGTCGGCGCAGCTCCTCGCCGCTGAACTGATATGCGTCGGCGAGGATACCAGCCACCAGATCCTGCTCCACCGCTTGCTTGTACAGCAGAGAGGACATCCGGCCTTCGAGCTGGTCCAACAGGCCGTCCAGATAGGACTTGATGGAGGTAGGGAGAAACAATCCAGCGTTGTTGGCGCTGAGGTAGTCCAGATAAAAGTCCACCGCCCGCTCAATGAAGTCGGTGATGCTCCGGCTCCTGTCCTCCTGATACCGGCGCTCCAGAATGGTCTTTTCTCCGGTGACAGGTAGAGGGGAAACTTCTCTTTTTTTCCCATAATGGTCTTCTTTCTGGGTGTGACCCCTGTTTTTTCTTTGTGGGAGTATGCGTTGGGGGATAACGACCGCAGAGATGATATCACGGCCCGGATATTGACTCCATTTTTGAAGCCACAGAAACTCCCGTAATTGCCCGCGCTACGGGCAGAAATGACCGAACAGAGCGGCGCTTGTGACGCCTGTTCTTTATCCAGCATTTTCTTTCGTCCTCCGCAGAGCCTCGAAACCGGCCCAAATTCGTCCAAAATCCCCGGGAGGGGCTGGGACCCTGCTGAGTCCCAAGCCACTCCACACAGGGCCTCACAGGGGGCTCACAGGGAGTCTTCTGCCTGCTGCTCTGCCAGCATCTTCTGCACCCGCTGCCGCTCTGTCTGGGCCTCAAGCGTACTCCGCTGCCGGGCGTAGTAGTCCCGCAATACCTCCTGGATAGACGGCAGGGTGTATTTGAGATTTCCGTTTCGGCGCCGTCCGCTTTTCAGCCGCACGTCTGTGGGCTCGGTGACGATCAGGCCGCGCTCTTCCAGGGCCAGTACGTACTTTCGCACCGTGTTTTCACTCATGCCCACCGCGCTGCCGATGGTCCGGTAGCTGGGCCAGCACTGGTGTGTCCTGCGATCCTCGCAGCGGCGCAGGTAACTGTATACCGCCAGCTCCCCAGCGCTGAGTCCCAGCTGGAACACTTCGTTGGGCATCGTGAAGTAGTTGTTCTGTGTTCTCATCCGCCACCTCCTGTGTGTGACTCCACCCACCGGATGAACGCGTCTTTTGGCACCACCATACGGTTGCCTACCCGCAGCACCGGGAAGCCGTCCTCATGCAGGAGTTCGTATCCGGATGACGGAGACACGCCCAGCACCTTCGCCACCATCTCCGCGTTGAGGAACAGCGGCAGGTCGTCATAGCTTTTGTACTCCGACAGCTTCATGCTTGTGCACCTCCTTTACTCGTTTTGTGTTCTGCCTGAACGAAGGAGCTGCAGGAACTCATCCACAGAGTGGACCATCCCCGCTTCCTTCATGTTCTGGTAGCGCACCATGTCGCAAATCATGTGGAAGTTTACCTCCGCGTCTTCCAGCAGCTTGTCCATGGCAAGGACCTGCTGGCCCACTGTGAGGGTTGTTTTTTTGCCGGGGTCTTTCAGATACGCCCGCACGGCATCTTCCTCCGGCATCTTCTCTCCCAGCACAGCTCTCATCTCATGGATCACACAGTCCAGCGTTTCTTTCTCACATTGCATCTTCAGAAGCATTTTCAAAAACCTGCGGTTGAATTTGGTTCCATCCATAATCCTGTACCTCTTCCTTCAATTGTCATTCATGGCTGCGGCCTTCAGCCATATCTCCGATGTGTGGAAGCGTCGTTTGGGGCACGATGGTTTTCTCAGATCCATCAGAGACATGAGCGCAGGAGAAAAAATCCCCTCATAAGGGGTAGGGATAAAATCACGGTTTTTTACAACCTATTTTTGCGAGATTTTCAATTTGTTTACAATGTGTGTCTCACGTCAACTCGCTGCGTTCTCACAACGCGGAAACCATTGCCCCTCACTTACTAGGACACTCAAAGGGCATTTGTAAACCGGAAAACAAAAAAAGTTGAAGGGCTCTGTCAGATGACAGAGCCCTTCAGCTTTTGGTGGAGCTTTCTCAGCCGCTTTGATACCGCCATTTTGGACACGCCGTAGAACTTTCCGATCTCCTCCATGGTCAGACCCCTGTCATAGCGGAAATCGATGAACTCGCGGCTCTGGTGATCCAGAACCTCCATGGCTTTTTGCAGACTTTCAAGGCGGAGGGTCCAGAGTACAGGATCCTCCACGGGACGCCTGACGCATTCCGAGCCGGGCAGCACCGTTTCAAACTCACTTTTACTCAGATGCCTTTCGTCCTGCTTTTCCTGCGCCTGTTCCCGTTTCCGATCCTGCTCCAGGAAGTCTGCGACCTCCTTTGGCACTGATACTTGCTGCCCACTATAAGGAATCACGACAAAGTCGTTCATTTGTGTCCTTTCCGCTTTCGACGGAAAGTCACACACCCGCGCTGCCGGCACAGCGCCAAAAACTGAAGACCTTCATGGAAGTTTCCTTCGTACAGGGATGGTGATGGTGCCCTACGAGGCCCATGAACGTCTGAGGTCCCACCGGGGTGTGGACCTCACCGGAAAGCTACGAGTTTAGGCTTGCGCCTGGTTTGATTATATCATGCTGGAATTTTTTGTCGGTCGAACCGTGTCGAATGGGAGAGGTTTTTGTGATCTTCAGAAAGAGAAAAGCCCGGAGCTGGTGATATGGGCCAGTTCCGGACTTCTGTACTGTTTACTGCGGCGCAAGCTTTGAAATGTCAAAGTACTTATTTCAGCCAAAACTAATTTCATCTTCCCACTTCAGCAAACGCACTACTATGTAATGCAAACTGTAAATGCTGAATCAGGTTCATTATATCCGTGGGGTCCAGGAAACAAACAGTGGCCTTTGAATGGTACGCCTCTCCGTGCCGCGTGGTGGAGGCAGCAGTCAATCCTACTGCACCATAATTGCAAC
This DNA window, taken from Dysosmobacter welbionis, encodes the following:
- a CDS encoding sigma-70 family RNA polymerase sigma factor, translating into MNDFVVIPYSGQQVSVPKEVADFLEQDRKREQAQEKQDERHLSKSEFETVLPGSECVRRPVEDPVLWTLRLESLQKAMEVLDHQSREFIDFRYDRGLTMEEIGKFYGVSKMAVSKRLRKLHQKLKGSVI
- the mobP3 gene encoding MobP3 family relaxase, with translation MARLIVKSPYIKCGGNQGADGYMRYIATRERVEIIPDDRPPTRKQEQLITKLTKDFPDVKELLEYDDYVQKPTKANASSLITLALEEHWKQVQQTDGYMKYIATRPRAERLGDHGLFGDADRVDLDTAISELEHYTGNVWTYILSPHREDTTRLGCDNAKAWRNLLRVNRNGIAAAMNIQLNHFRWYAAFRDEGKHPHMHMIAWSTQPGEADLTWDGYPQYQIRAHQSDLQTGDAPHLRTKVAVPGRAGAGSPPHDPAAYAGDGAKSLRGS
- a CDS encoding helix-turn-helix domain-containing protein, with product MKKGTFKSYEDLPLMLSVPEMGAALGISRAGAYELARSEGFPALRIGTRIVIPKDKLQEWVDKQTEKI
- a CDS encoding helix-turn-helix domain-containing protein, with product MRTQNNYFTMPNEVFQLGLSAGELAVYSYLRRCEDRRTHQCWPSYRTIGSAVGMSENTVRKYVLALEERGLIVTEPTDVRLKSGRRRNGNLKYTLPSIQEVLRDYYARQRSTLEAQTERQRVQKMLAEQQAEDSL
- a CDS encoding helix-turn-helix domain-containing protein, which gives rise to MKLSEYKSYDDLPLFLNAEMVAKVLGVSPSSGYELLHEDGFPVLRVGNRMVVPKDAFIRWVESHTGGGG
- the mobL gene encoding relaxase MobL translates to MLHTYEQKSQSRDELVRGARRMIRQLTQEMAQSLCAAPEIEQKMEQLVGQLETVKGKKSYGYLPESVKKTVDEAVDKLEELLVVRECYDQWCILQNEVENYCHDKPRERKKLAQEKKFRQIKNAIIQEAENIRLGVMTFEDEKVEDRDEWVENWEVSYECLRLRAKIEDRKLPLDQRDEAVGDLE